The sequence below is a genomic window from Alphaproteobacteria bacterium.
CAAGCGCCAAAAAGAATGAAATTTTATCTAAAACGGATATTCCAATTTTACAAACTAATAGGGGGGGGAAAACCACTTACCATGGTCCTGGTCAAAGAGTTGTTTATTTTATGATAAACCTTAACAAGAGAAAAAAAGATATAAGAAAGTTTATAAATATAATAGAAAA
It includes:
- a CDS encoding octanoyltransferase, with product MKSNIDIKNSSQIIEYSDALNFMEKKVDKILCNEENEMLWFLNHNHIYTCGTSAKKNEILSKTDIPILQTNRGGKTTYHGPGQRVVYFMINLNKRKKDIRKFINIIE